In Gadus chalcogrammus isolate NIFS_2021 chromosome 13, NIFS_Gcha_1.0, whole genome shotgun sequence, a single genomic region encodes these proteins:
- the rplp2 gene encoding 60S acidic ribosomal protein P2 — protein MRYVAAYLLAALGGAASPSAKDIKAILSSVGIEADDERLNKVVSEMNGKDINEVMNSGLSKLASVPAGGAVAAPSAAGGAAVAAAGAAPAAAAEEKKEEKKDESEESDDDMGFGLFD, from the exons ATGCGTTACGTGGCCGCTTACCTCCTGGCTGCCCTCGGCGGCGCCGCCAGCCCATCCGCCAAGGACATCAAGGCCATCCTGAGCAGCGTCGGCATCGAGGCCGACGATGAGCGTCTCAACAAG GTGGTGAGTGAAATGAACGGGAAAGACATCAACGAAGTGATGAACTCCG GTCTCTCCAAGTTGGCCTCCGTGCCAGCAGGTGGTGCTGTCGCAGCGCCTTCTGCTGCCGGCGGTGCGGCTGTTGCTGCCGCCGGAGCagcacctgctgctgctg CGGAAGAgaaaaaggaggagaagaaggacgaATCCGAAGAGTCGGACGACGATATGGGATTCGGACTCTTTGATTAA
- the LOC130402025 gene encoding adenosine receptor A1-like encodes MSFSLGVRSWGQVDLLYISMETAIALASVLGNVLVVAAVAVNRSLRDTTFCFIASLAAADIAVGALVIPLAVVISLGLETQFYTCLLLSCLLLVITQGSILSLLAIAVDRFLRVKIPTRYCVVVTQGRARVAVGLCWLLSFISGLVPMLGWHIRPDPHLHGNASGDAPIVCMFTSVVSMHFMVYFNFLGCVVVPLVVMMALYGEIFRVICVRLGRRAEATCDGDDGRRYYQKELRLAKSLALVVALFALCWLPLHILNCVALFCPSCPLPKAAVYTGIFLSHVNSALNPLVYAFRIKRFRVTLIQISRRCVLCRPAEPSLFPEGKTVLTG; translated from the exons atgtCCTTTTCGCTGGGCGTCCGGTCATGGGGGCAGGTGGACCTGCTGTACATCTCCATGGAGACGGCCATCGCCCTGGCCTCGGTGCTGGGCAACgtgctggtggtggcggcggtggcggtcaACCGCTCGCTGCGCGACACCACCTTCTGCTTCATCGCGTCGCTGGCGGCGGCCGACATCGCGGTGGGCGCGCTGGTCATCCCCCTGGCCGTGGTCATCAGCCTGGGCCTGGAGACCCAGTTCTACACATGCCTGCTGCTCTCCTGCCTGCTGCTGGTCATCACCCAGGGCTCCATCCTGTCGCTGCTCGCCATCGCCGTCGACCGCTTCCTCCGGGTCAAGATCCCGACCAG GTACTGCGTCGTGGTGACCCAGGGACGGGCCCGGGTGGCGGTCGGCCTGTGCTggctcctctccttcatctccgGCCTGGTGCCCATGCTGGGCTGGCACATCCGCCCTGACCCCCACCTCCACGGTAACGCCAGCGGCGACGCGCCCATCGTGTGCATGTTCACCTCGGTGGTCAGCATGCACTTCATGGTGTACTTCAACTTCCTGGGCTGCGTGGTGGTGCCGCTGGTGGTCATGATGGCGCTCTACGGCGAGATCTTCCGGGTGATCTGCGTCCGTCTGGGCCGCCGCGCCGAGGCCACGTGTGACGGCGACGACGGCCGGCGCTACTACCAGAAGGAGCTGCGTCTGGCCAAGTCGCTGGCGCTGGTGGTGGCGCTGTTTGCCCTCTGCTGGCTGCCGCTGCACATCCTGAACTGCGTGGCGCTCTTCTGTCCCTCGTGCCCGCTGCCCAAGGCCGCCGTCTACACCGGCATCTTCCTGTCGCACGTCAACTCGGCGCTCAACCCGCTGGTGTACGCCTTCCGCATCAAGCGCTTCCGGGTGACGCTGATCCAGATCTCGCGGCGATGCGTGCTCTGTCGGCCCGCCGAGCCCAGCCTCTTCCCTGAGGGGAAGACCGTCCTGACGGGGTAG